In one window of Calypte anna isolate BGI_N300 chromosome 1, bCalAnn1_v1.p, whole genome shotgun sequence DNA:
- the KCNE1 gene encoding potassium voltage-gated channel subfamily E member 1: MLVLSNDTALNSLLFKLLQDYLEQTNSSAPSQIRSTGSNLEIIYVLLMVGLFGFFTVGVMLTNILSRKLENSRDPYNTYIATDIWHKKDREYFQAKLIENYKLCCVFENQLAVEQPSMQLPEVKSP; this comes from the coding sequence ATGTTGGTGCTGTCTAATGACACAGCCCTGAATTCACTCCTCTTCAAGCTGCTTCAAGACTACCTGGAGCAGACAAACAGCTCAGCACCTTCCCAGATCAGAAGCACTGGCAGCAACTTGGAAATTATCTATGTGCTGCTGATGGTTGGCCTCTTTGGCTTCTTCACAGTGGGAGTCATGCTGACCAACATCCTTTCCAGGAAGCTGGAGAACTCCCGCGACCCCTACAACACCTACATTGCCACAGACATTTGgcacaagaaggacagggaGTATTTTCAAGCCAAGCTCATAGAAAATTACAAGCTGTGCTGTGTCTTTGAAAACCAGCTGGCAGTGGAGCAGCCGAGTATGCAGCTTCCCGAGGTGAAGTCTCCCTAG